In the genome of Tsukamurella paurometabola DSM 20162, the window GCTCCGCTTTGAATACGCGATCGGCGGCACGCCGGCCAATGCCAGAGTGGTCGACCCTATCGGCCTGGTCACCGTGAGAGACCGCACGTACCTCGTAGCCTCCAGATCCGGCGAAGATCGCACGTACCGCCTCTCACGCATGCTTCGAGCAGAGGCGCTCTCCGAGTCGGCGCAGCGCCCTGACCAGGTCGAGCTCGACCGAATCTGGGCCGAGCGCACCGCGCGATTCCTGTCGGAGGGGCACATCTCGGTGACCGTCCGAGTTCGAATCTCACGACGGGAGGAACTCCTGGCCACTGCCCGGGCGGTCCGCGCCGAAGTGTGTGAGCCGGAAGGGTGGGCGCGAATGGACGTGACCTTCGAAGATCTCCGTCATGCGGTGTGGGCGGTGTGGCAGCTCGACACGGAAGCGATCGTTCTGGCGCCGAACTCCCTCCGTGAGGCTCTTCGCAACAGAGCCGCCCGGCTCGTCACGCAGTACGGCGCGGCGGAATGACTCCGCGCCCGGCGCCGGACTCCGGGGCGCGTGAAGATTGCTCGATCGGAGTGCTGCCGGTCTGATCGGTCCGCGACGTCAGGCCATCGACCAGGTCCAGGCCGATACGAAGCCCGCGATCGAAGCGGCACTGACGCTACTGACCAAGGTCGCAAGAACAACGATCGACACCGCGATCAGACCAGTGAGCACATAACCAACGACAAGACCCGCGACTGCGAGTCCGCGACTGCGCTCGCCGGACCGGTTGATCTGTCGCAGCGCTATGTGCCCAAGAACGATTCCCAGTGGGGCACAAATGATGCCGGCAATGAGAGCACCGATCGCCAACCCGTTCGTGGAGGAGGACTTCGCCGGCGGATACTGCGATTGCTCGATCCACTGTGGTGCAGCCACGTATCCCCCCCAAGGTCGACGGACTTTCGCGTCACGAGAATACTCATGCCTTGTCGTTCGCGTCTCGCGTATTGCTATAGCGCTACCTACACCGGGTGCCTTCGCTGAGGACGGGGCGTGTGCATTGCAGAGTGTGCGTCAGGAATGTGCTTGCCGCGTCCATTTCTTCCCCGGGCGGAAGGAAGGTCAATCGCCGCTGAGGCCGGTGGCCTTGCGGAGGTGACTGACGCCGGGAAGCCGGTTGACGCCCTTCTGGACATCGGTGAGCTTATTGGTCACCTCGACCAGCGGCGGCAGTACCGCGTCGAGGGTGTTGAGGGCGGGATCGGCGACAGCGGTCATCCGCTCGACCCGGTCGATCACGTTGTTCGCCCGTTCGATCATGTCGGCCATCGCCAGCATCATCTTCGGCAACTCGGAGATCAGCTCGATGGTGTCGGGCGGAATGGTGCTCAGCTTGCCCACACTGTTCACGGTGCGCCCGGTGTTGTCCATCGCGCGAGTGGCAGCGGAACGCACCGAATCGACCAGACCGGTCATCGAATCCGAGATCGATGGGGGAACCTTCTCGGGCTCCTTCTTCTTCGCCATGCACAGATCATCGCGCGCAGCCGCGCTGAGCGTGGGGAATTCGCTAGAGCGAAATCTCAGAGAGAGGCGCCGAAGCGCGCCACCGCATCACGGGCGGTGCGCAGTCCCTCGGAATCGGGGCCATCGACGGAGATCTCGCCCGACGGGTACAGGGTGACCTCGCCGGTCGAATCCCCGGTGGTGTTCACCCGGACGGCCCAGGCATAGGCCTCGTCGGCCGACCAGGCGTCGGGGCGCAGTTCCGTGAGGTACCACGCCCCGACGTTCAGTCCGATCGGCTCCACGAGCGGGTGCTACTCCGAGGACTTCAGCTCGAGCAGCACGGTGCCCTGGGTGACCGCGGTGCCGGGCTCGACCGAGAGGCCCGTCACGATGCCGTCCTTATGGGCGGCCACGGGGTTCTCCATCTTCATGGCCTCGAGCACCACGACCAGATCGCCCGCCTTGACCTCCTGGCCCTCCTCGACGGAGACCTTCACGACGGTGCCCTGCATCGGCGCGGTGACCGAATCACCGGTCGCGGCGACGCCGGCATTGCGGTCACGGGTGCGCGGCTTGGGCTTGCGGCGGATCACGCCGGCGCCACCGGTGTTGCCGCCCCCGCCGCCGAGCGAGAGCTCGCCGGGCAGCGAGACCTCGACGCGGCGGCCGTCGACGACGACGACCACGTTCTGGCGGGGGAGCGAATCGTCTTCCTCCAGCGCCTGGCCACCGGTGTACGGCTCGATCGGGTTCTCCCAATCGGTCTCGATCCACTTGGTGTACACGTCGAACTTCTCACCGTCGCCGATGAAGGCGGGGTTGGACACGATGTGCCGGTGGAACGGGATGACCGTGGCGAGGCCCTCGACCTCGAACTCGGCCAGCGCGCGCCGCGAGCGCTCGAGCGCCTCCTCGCGGGTCGCGCCGGTCACGATGAGCTTGGCCAGCATCGAGTCGAACTGGCCGCCGATCACATCGCCCTGATCCACACCGGAATCGACGCGGACGCCGGGGCCGGTGGGCTCGCGGTAGACGCTGATCGGGCCGGGGGCGGGCAGGAAGCCGCGGCCGGCGTCCTCGCCGTTGATCCGGAACTCGAAGCTGTGGCCGCGCGGAGTGGGATCCTCCGTGATCGTCAGTTCCTTGCCCTCGGCGATGCGGAACTGCTGGCGCACCAGGTCGATGCCGGCGGTCTCCTCGGTGACCGGGTGCTCGACCTGCAGGCGGGTGTTCACCTCGAGGAAGCTGACCAGGCCGTCGGCCGCGACCAGGAACTCGACGGTGCCGGCGCCGTAGTAGCCGGCCTCGCGGCAGATGTCCTTGGCGGACTGATGAATACGGGCGCGCTGCTCGTCGGTGAGGAAGGGCGCGGGAGCCTCCTCGACCAGCTTCTGGAAGCGGCGCTGCAGCGAGCAGTCGCGGGTACCGGCAACGACCACGTTGCCGTGCTGATCGGCGATGACCTGTGCCTCGACGTGGCGGGCCTTGTCCAGGTAACGCTCCACGAAGCACTCGCCGCGACCGAAGGCGGCCACGGCCTCGCGGGTGGCCGACTCGAACAGCTCGGGGATCTCGTCGATGGTGTAGGCGACCTTCATACCGCGGCCGCCGCCACCGAACGCCGCCTTGATGGCGACCGGCACGCCGTACTCCTTGGCGAAGGCGACGACCTCGTCGGCGTCCTTGACCGGGTCCTTGGTGCCCGGGGCCATCGGTGCATTGGCGCGCTCGGCGATGTGCCGTGCGGTCACCTTGTCGCCGAGGTCGCGGATCGAGGACGGCGACGGGCCGATCCAGGTCAGGCCCGCATCGAGCACGGCCTGGGCGAAGTCGGCGTTCTCCGACAGGAAGCCGTAGCCGGGATGGACCGCGTCGGCTCCGGACTTCTTCGCCGCGTCCAGGATCTTGTCGAACACCAGGTACGACTCGGCGGAGGTCTGGCCGCCCAGGGCGAAGGCCTCATCGGCCAGGCGTACGAACTTCGCGTTCGCATCCGGCTCGGCGTAGACGGCGACGCTGGTCAGGCCGGCGTCCCGGGCCGCCCGGATCACGCGGACCGCGATCTCACCGCGGTTGGCGATGAGCACCTTCTCGATCTTCTTCTCGGCGTGCGCTGCCACTCAATCTCCTCGTTCCAGGCTGCGCCGGGGTGGGCGCGCAGCCGTCTGTTACACCCGTTGTCGGGCCAGGCTCCAGACGAAGTCTATGCCTCGCCCGCTGTGGCGCACGCGACAGTACCCCCGCAGTCGGGTTACCCACGGGTAACCGTTGCGTCGCCGATCTCGGTCAACATCGACCGTAGCGCGCCGAGGTACAGCGTGAGGCTGCGGCGCGCGGTGTCGAAGCCGGGGAACCGGGCCGCGACGTGCAGTCCCGACGGGGTGCGCAGCATCCACAGATAGACGTCATCGAGGGAGTAGTCGCGTGAGCGCAGCGCACTCGCACCGCCGGCATCGTTGATCGCCGATCCGGGTGCCGACCGGGTGTCCATGAAGGACACGACGAAACGCGGCGGCGGGGCCTGGGCATGACCGGGCTCCTGCGCCAGCACCTCGCCGATCCGTAGGTAGGGCAGGGTGCTGCCGGTCTTCGAATGCCGCCACTGCTCCTGTGCCCGCTGGGCCAGCTCGCCGAAGGTGCGAGCGCCCGTGGTGTCGAGCCGGAACGGCGCGATGCCCACGAACCAGCCGAGCGCCGCGATCCACTGCTCGGCGTCACGGGTGTGCCGGGTGACCGCGCAGCGGAAGATCGGACCGAAGCCGAGGTCGGTGTTGATCTTCGCCATACAGGCGAGGACGCCGGTCACCAGGCTGGCACCGGCCTCGGAGCAGACCCGGGTGAAGTTGTTGGCCCGCTCGTCGTCGAGCAGGTGGAAGTTCAGGGCGTTCTGCGGCATCCGGGGCACACCGTCGGGATCGAGGGTGAGCGCGGCGAGGGTCTCGTCGGCGAGCACCTTGGCGCTGGGCGGCAGCAGTGGCATCGGGAACGGTGAGGGCTGATAGCCGGTCTCGGTGAGGTACTCGTCCCAGAGCATCGCGGCGGGATGGGCGGCGGTGGCCCGGTCGGCGGACTGCCGGTCGGTGTCCGAATAGTTGACGTAGCTACCCGCGGGGATCAGCTTCGGTTCGTCGCCGTGCACCGCCTGCCGATACAGTTCGCGCAGTTCGTACGGGCTCAGGATCAGCGAATAGCCGTCCAGCAGAGAGTGATCGGCGGCGAAGAAGAGGGTGAACGAGTCCTCGCGCGCCACGGTGGAGAACATGTATGCGGGCCAGGTCAGTGGGGCCGTCGCCCGGTCGAACTCGCCGAGCAGCTGTTCCGCGAGCGGTTCGGTGGAGTTGTACGTGCCCACCGTCTGCACCTTCAGATCGACGGTGTCGATCTGCGCGCTGCGCCGGCGCGGCGCACCGTCCTCCAGGAAGACGTGCGTGCGCAGCACCTCGTGCCGGTCGATCCAGGCCCGCAGCGCGGTGCGCAGGCCCGGGATCGACAGCGGCTCGTCGAATTCGACGCCCAGGCCCAACCAGGACTCGCGGCCGCCGTCGATGTGCCGGCGCCGCAGCACCGCCTCGGCGCCCCGCAGATGCGCCTCGTGCACGTGCGAGGTGGCCCGCGGGTCATCGCGCCACTGCGCCGCCGGCCCGGTCGTGGGGACCCAATTGCGGAGCTCGCCGGGGCGCAGCGGGTAGGCGTCGATCTCGGTGAACTGCATGGCTGCTCGCGAGACTACGCCGCGAGGCGCCGCTTGATCCGCGTCAGCATCGCCGACATGCCACGCAGGCGCAGCGGACTGACCACCGAGTCCAGCCCGAGGGCGTGGTGGAAATCGTCGGGCACCGCGGCGATGGCGGCGGCGGACTGCCCGTCGAGGCCCTGCGCCAGGATCGACGCGAAGCCGCGCGTGGTGGGAGCCTCGGGCGGGGCGCTGAAGTACAGCCGCACCGCCGCGGGATCCGAGGCGTCCACGTCGAGGAAGAGCGGCGACTGGCATTCCGGCACCGGTTCCATGGCGGCCGCGGTCAGGTGCTCCGGCAGCTCCGGCAGCTCCCGCGAGAACTCCAACAGCAGTTCGAGGCGGTCCGGCTCGCCGACAGCGGCGAAATCGTCGATGATCTCCTGCAGCGCGGCCGGGGTCGCGGCCCGGCCGTCCGCCGCGCTCACGAGCCCGGTACGGAGCCCGGCTCGGCGCCCCGCGTGATCGGTGCCCGCACGGTGTTGCCCCACTCGGTCCACGAGCCGTCGTAGTTCTTGACGTCGGTGAACCCCAGCAGGTGCGTCAGCACGAACCACGTGTGACTCGAACGCTCACCGATCCGGCAGTACGCCGTCACGGGAGCCGCCGGATCCAGATCGCCGTACACCGCGCTGAGCTCGGCGTGCGGCAGGAACCGTCCATCGGCGCGGGCGGCCTTGGCCCACGGGATCGACACAGCGGTGGGGATGTGGCCGCCGCGCAGCGCCCCCTCCTCCGGATAGTCGGGCATATGCGTGCGCTCGCCCGTGTACTCCTGCGGTGACCGCACGTCGACGAGGGCACGGCGGCCCAGATCGGCCCGCACCTCGTCGGCGAACGCGCGGATCCGCGCGTCGTCGCGCTCGACCACCGGGTAGTCACTGCGTGGGTAGTCGGGGCGGTCCAGCGAGACATCGCGGCCGTCGCTGATCCACAGATCGCGGCCGCCGTCGAGCAGGCGCACGTCCGGATGGCCGAACAGGGTGAACACCCACAGCGCGTAGGCGGCCCACCAGTTCGACTTGTCGCCGTAGATCACCACCGTGTCGTCGCGGTTGATGCCCTTGCTGCGCATCAATTCCGCGAAGGCCTCGCCGTCGATGTAGTCGCGGGTGACGGCGTCGTTGAGGTGCAGATGCCAATCGACCTTCTGCGCCGTGGGGATGTGCCCGATGTCGTAGAGCAGCACGTCCTCATCGGACTCGATCACCTTCAGGCCCGGCACACCGAGGTGCCCGCTCAGCCAATCGGCGGTGACGAGGCGTTCGGGGTGCGCGTAGTCCTGCAGCTCGGGGCTGGGATCGGTCTCGATGGCCACGCCCGCAAGCCTAGCGGTCGCGGAGGACGGGCGTCGGCTCAGACGGGGGAGCGGTGTACCAATTCCGCTACTGCACCGTCGACCACCGCCGACAGGTCCTCCGCGGCGGCGAGGTTGGTCGCCGCGAAGAGGGAGGTCTCGTCGTCGGTACCGGTCCATCCCACGTACAGGTACGGCGGACGGGGGCCGGTCTCCCTGCCGGGCAGGTTCGACCAGGCGAGGCGGAACCAGGCGCGATCGGCGGGGGTCCCATCCGGGGCACGGACCGGTGCGGGGAGCGCGCCCACGCCGGCGCAGGTGGTGACCGGGCGCGCAGGATCCGGCGGTGCATCGATCAACGCGGCGAGGGTGCGCCGGGGCAGCAGGGTGATGAGCGGACCGAAGACGTCGTAGCGGCCCTCGTCACCCAGGCCGGCGAGAGTCTGTTTGACCGAACCGCGCAGTGCCGCGATGCCTTCCGGACCGGCGCCCGGGTCGACGGTGATCTCGGCGTCGACGATCGCATTACCGCGTAGGTCACCGTCGGTGCGCCGGTTCACGGACAGGCCCAGTACGGCGGCACCGTCGGCGGGCTGCACCCAGCCCAGCGCGTCGGCGATCGCTCCCGTGACGCCGAACAGCAGGGTGGTCTCGGTACCGCCGAGTGCGGCGGCGCGGGCGGCGAGCGCGGTCCGGTCCAGGTGCGCGACGGTCCACCGGTCGGGCCCGACGGGGTGCGGCGGTGCCGCGGCGACGGACGGCGCCAGCCGGCCCTTCGCGAGCTTGGACGCCGCGGCGACGGCCCGTACGGCCGCGGGAAGCTGGCGGGCGGTCAGTGCGGCATCGCGGGGCGCCGACCGCCACACCGGTGCGGCCTCCCGCGGGTAGGGCAGCTCCCGGGCCGTGCCCAGGGCGGCCTCGGCCGCAGCGGTGGCGGCGCCCACACCGTCGGCCAGGACGTGCGAGACCACCAGCGTCACAGCCGATCCGCCATCCGTGAGCGGGAGGACGCCGAGATGCCAGCCCGGCCCGGACCACGGGTCGATCGGTACGGCGGCACGCTGGTCGACCCAGGTGTCGATCTCCTCCCGAGGCCGTGGCTGTGCCACCACAGCGATCTGCGGAGCGGCGGAACTGGCCACCCAGCGGTCGCGGCCGAAGGGAAGCGGGGAGGCGGCGACCCGGCGGCCGAGCAGGCCGCGGGCCAGTGCCCGCCGGAAGGTCTCCAGGCCTTCGAGGTCGACGCCGTGGTCGTAGATCCAGACGATCTGAATCAGCGAGTTACGGCCCGTGGCACGGGTTCCCGCCGCCGCGCCCTGGTCGACGAAGGCAAGCAGATCGGTCGCCGCGGGTCGACTCATGCGGCCGCTCCCACGGGCTCGGTGAGCGCGGTCTCGATGCGGGAACGGATGCGCCGCACTGCCTCGTCGGTCAATGTGCCGGGGGCGTAACGGAGTTCGATCGAGAGCCGGCCGCCGAAGGTGAGAGCGTGATAGTGCAGCCCCACCAGCGGGGCGAGCGCCTCGGGCGGTGCACTGTGCACCAGTGCCCGGACCCGCTCGATATCGACCTCGGAGCTGGTGTGGAAGTCGAGCACCTCGACCCCCTCGGGGGTGGCCGGTTCCGGTATCGCGCCGATGTTGCTCAGCCGTACCGGCGCTCCGCCGGTCACCTGCACGCCTGCGGCGCCGGTGAGAGCGGCGGCGACGGTTCCGTCGGCGAGGTCGGACTTGAGCCGGTCCAGCACGATCCGGCCGATCTCCTCGGGCACGGCGTCACCGCGCACCGCGACCGGTGCCGTCGACGAGCCGGCGAAGTTCGTCACCGCTGCCGCCTCGACGGGGGGATCGCACCGTCCGCGCAGGTCGACGGGGCTGAACACGGCCATGCTCACCGCCTCCTCGGCGGGCCGGTCGAGTTCGGCCCGCTCGGCGGTCACGATCAGTCCGGCGAGCAGCCCGTGCACGCTCAGGCCCGCGGCCTTGGCGCGACGGCGCAGCGCATCGGTGGCGGCGGCGTCGATCTGGATCCGATCGAAGCCGAAGGCGCCGCCGTCGACCGTCGCCGCCGTGGGCACGACGCCCGCGGATTCGACCGCGGCTGCGGTGAATCTCGGTGCGCCGGAGACATCGCCGAGCCGGCCGGCCAGATCGAGCGGCGCCGCCGGCAGCTCGGTGACCGGCCCGGCGAAGGACGACGGGTCGGTGTACAGCTGCCACAGCCGTAGATTCAGGAAGAGCGCGTGCGCCCCGTCCGCGACGGCGTGGTTGACGCCCAGCGTCACCCGGTGCAGGTCGCCGTCCGAGACCAATTGCACCGCGGAGATACCCGTATCGGGCTGCACGCCGAGGGCCACATCGCCCGCCACGAACGCACGCTCCTCGACCAGGATCGGGGCGGCGTCCTCGTCCACCGGGACGTCGGGGGTGACCAGGTCGAAACCGAACGCAGTGGCCTCGATCCGGCCGGTGAGCTCCGGGTACTCGCGGCGCAGCGCGGCGTAGGCGCGCGCCAGCCGGGCGGCATCGATCGGGCCGCGGGCGAGGAAGCTGCCGCTGGAGGTGGTGTTGGTGACCACGTACGGCACCTCCAGGGGAGTCAGTGCACGACGGGCCATCTCACACCTCCGCCGGGGCGAGCGGCACCGGTGCCGGGGCCGTGAAGTCGACGGTGGCGGGTGCCGCGATGGTCTCGACCAGTCTGCCCGCGACATCGACCCCGTCGTCCTCGGCGATGGACTCGATGATCAGCGCGGCCCGGCGGGCGGGGATGTCACCGAGGTCGATCAACGACGAGGTGCGCTGCGCGCGGCGGCGGGTGGCCGGATCGAGCAGCTTGTCGAAGGCGGCGTGCAACCGTTCCGGGGTGACGTTGCGCATCGGGAGGCAGGCGCCGACGCCGAGGTCGGTGACCCGCGCGCCCCAGAAGGGCTGATCGGCGAGCACCGGGCAGATCAGGGTGGGCAGGCCGGCGCGCAGCGATGCGGCGGTGGTGCCGGCGCCGCCGTGGTGCACGGCGGCGGCGCAGTGCGGGAGTACCTCCGAGTGCACGACCTCGTTGACGACCCGCATGTGGTCGCCGAGGTCCTCACTGGTGAGATCGCTCCAGCCGGAGACGATGAGTCCGCGCCGGCCCCGCTCCTTGCAGACCTGCGCGAAGATGCGGGCCTTGCCGTCGGGGTCGGCGATCCGCATGCTGCCGAAGCCCCAGTAGATCGGCGCATCGCCGGCCTTGATCCAGTCCATCAGGTCGGCGTCGGTGCGGGACTGCTTGCCCTCGCGCAGCCACGCGTCCGAGGGCACCTCCAGGAAACCGAGCATCGGCCGGGTGCGGCTGAACTCGGGCACCAGATCGGGGGTGAGGGCGGGGTCGTAGAGCTGCAGATCGACGATCTCGTGGGCGTCGCGGTTCTTCGCGCGCCGCGAGCGGTACGGCGCCTCGCCGACCGACATGCGGTGGAAGTTGACGGCGGCGCGCACGTGCGTCCAGGTGAACGAGTCGCCGAGCGCCCAGGTGGCCCGCTTGACCATGCGCGGCGACCGCGACAGCACATCGCTGGTCAACCCGGCCGGGGTGTACTGCGTCATCGGGTACACGCTGTTGGTGGTTCCAGGGAAGAATCGGTAGCTGATGATCGAGGCGCCGGTGCGGCGAGTGATGGGCAGCGCGAAATCGACCGCGTCCGAATGGGTCAGCACCACATCGGCGTCGCGGCACACGGTCTCGATCTCGTACGAGATGGTGGCGATGTTGCGCACCAGGAACCGGCCGTAGGCCCGCATCCGCTCCACCGGTCGGTGGATCACCTCGCGGTAGTCGTCGTCGTAGTCGGGGACGATCTCGTTGAGCCGGTGCGCGTCGATACCCGCGGAGCGGATCAGCTTCACCAGCGGATCACCCATCGCGGCGATCGTCACATCGTGCCCGCGGCTCTGCAGCGCCAGCCCGATCGCGATCGTGGGTTGGACATCGCCTCGGCTGCCCATAGCGAGGATGCACACCTTCATGATCGGTTCGTCCTTTCGACGTTCTTCGGTGACGGGGCCAGGGGACGGTCGTCAGTGGCAGTGGTAGCCAGCGCCGCCCGGACGGGGCGGAGCAGCAGCAGGGTGATCGGCGCGATCGGCACGGCGACCAGCAGGGGGATCACCTGACAGGCGACCACCGCGTAGTCGATGGGCAGGGCCAGCGCCGCGGTCACCGAGGCGCCGGTGCTCACGGCGACCGCGACCAGCCAGAGCGGGTCGATCGCGGAGACGGCGCGCACGGTGTCCGGCGCCACCCGCACCCGGCGGTTCCAGGCCTGCGCGCGCTCGGTGTCGCCGCGGACCGTGAGCCGCATGATCAGGGTGGCCACCGCCCGGCGGCGCAGCACCAGGCCGGCGACGATCGCCACGAACATCAGGCCGCCGATGCTGGTCTCCACCAGCAGGATCACACGCGGGCTGCCCGAGATGGCGGCGGCCACGATGGAGCAGGCGAGCAGGGTGAGGGTGAAGATCTCCAGCGGATCGGTGGCACGCCGCCGGAACGTGCGCACCAGGATCCGGGTGGCCACCACAGTGGTGCCCGCGAGCAGCGCGATCAGCTGGCCGACACCCACCAGGTAGCGCAGCGCGAAGTACACACCGAGCTGCAGGGCGACATCGACCAGAAGCGCCACCGGCGGTGCCGGCGGCGACTCGGTGTCGGCGAGGGGAACGCTCACGCGGCCGTCCCGACCTCGAGCAGCGCGTGCGCGCCGGCCTCGATGCGGCTCAGAATGCGGGTGCGGGCCTCGGCGCCGAGAGTTCCGGGGAGCACGCGCATCTCGATCGACAGGCGACCTCCGAAGGTGGAGATCAGGTAGGACGAGCCGATCGGGGCGGGCGGCGCACCGTCACCCTGCCAGGTGGCGGCGTACTCACGGATCCCGGCGGCACTGCGCACGATCTGCGAGTGGAAGTCCAGCACCTCCAGCGACCCGGGCACCGTGAGCGCGGGGAACTCGCCCAGGTTGCTGATCAGGACGGGCGGGCCGTGGCGGCGCGTCGCGAGGTCGGGCATCGGGCTCACCGCGGTGCGCAGCACGGTTCCGTCGCGGACGTCGGAGCGGATGGTGTCGGCGACGATGCGAGCGATCGCCTCCACCGCATCGTCGCGCACGGCGACGTAGGAGAAACCGCACAGCGCGGTCACCGAGCGCAGCGGGATGGGCGGATCGATG includes:
- a CDS encoding glycosyltransferase, which codes for MKVCILAMGSRGDVQPTIAIGLALQSRGHDVTIAAMGDPLVKLIRSAGIDAHRLNEIVPDYDDDYREVIHRPVERMRAYGRFLVRNIATISYEIETVCRDADVVLTHSDAVDFALPITRRTGASIISYRFFPGTTNSVYPMTQYTPAGLTSDVLSRSPRMVKRATWALGDSFTWTHVRAAVNFHRMSVGEAPYRSRRAKNRDAHEIVDLQLYDPALTPDLVPEFSRTRPMLGFLEVPSDAWLREGKQSRTDADLMDWIKAGDAPIYWGFGSMRIADPDGKARIFAQVCKERGRRGLIVSGWSDLTSEDLGDHMRVVNEVVHSEVLPHCAAAVHHGGAGTTAASLRAGLPTLICPVLADQPFWGARVTDLGVGACLPMRNVTPERLHAAFDKLLDPATRRRAQRTSSLIDLGDIPARRAALIIESIAEDDGVDVAGRLVETIAAPATVDFTAPAPVPLAPAEV
- a CDS encoding DUF4190 domain-containing protein, with protein sequence MAAPQWIEQSQYPPAKSSSTNGLAIGALIAGIICAPLGIVLGHIALRQINRSGERSRGLAVAGLVVGYVLTGLIAVSIVVLATLVSSVSAASIAGFVSAWTWSMA
- a CDS encoding helix-turn-helix transcriptional regulator; protein product: MRADRLVSLVLLLRQRGRMTADQLADQLEVSTRTVQRDIDALSTAGVPVYADRGRSGGYSLLPGFRTELIGLNHDEALALLTAGSRRGQQVFGLSAPLASAMRKVVDALPEGHRESVDGAAQRFLIEPETDLLSRRAFTEDLADGVMREVRRAVLTGRKLRFEYAIGGTPANARVVDPIGLVTVRDRTYLVASRSGEDRTYRLSRMLRAEALSESAQRPDQVELDRIWAERTARFLSEGHISVTVRVRISRREELLATARAVRAEVCEPEGWARMDVTFEDLRHAVWAVWQLDTEAIVLAPNSLREALRNRAARLVTQYGAAE
- a CDS encoding phthiocerol/phthiodiolone dimycocerosyl transferase family protein, whose amino-acid sequence is MARRALTPLEVPYVVTNTTSSGSFLARGPIDAARLARAYAALRREYPELTGRIEATAFGFDLVTPDVPVDEDAAPILVEERAFVAGDVALGVQPDTGISAVQLVSDGDLHRVTLGVNHAVADGAHALFLNLRLWQLYTDPSSFAGPVTELPAAPLDLAGRLGDVSGAPRFTAAAVESAGVVPTAATVDGGAFGFDRIQIDAAATDALRRRAKAAGLSVHGLLAGLIVTAERAELDRPAEEAVSMAVFSPVDLRGRCDPPVEAAAVTNFAGSSTAPVAVRGDAVPEEIGRIVLDRLKSDLADGTVAAALTGAAGVQVTGGAPVRLSNIGAIPEPATPEGVEVLDFHTSSEVDIERVRALVHSAPPEALAPLVGLHYHALTFGGRLSIELRYAPGTLTDEAVRRIRSRIETALTEPVGAAA
- a CDS encoding condensation domain-containing protein, whose protein sequence is MQFTEIDAYPLRPGELRNWVPTTGPAAQWRDDPRATSHVHEAHLRGAEAVLRRRHIDGGRESWLGLGVEFDEPLSIPGLRTALRAWIDRHEVLRTHVFLEDGAPRRRSAQIDTVDLKVQTVGTYNSTEPLAEQLLGEFDRATAPLTWPAYMFSTVAREDSFTLFFAADHSLLDGYSLILSPYELRELYRQAVHGDEPKLIPAGSYVNYSDTDRQSADRATAAHPAAMLWDEYLTETGYQPSPFPMPLLPPSAKVLADETLAALTLDPDGVPRMPQNALNFHLLDDERANNFTRVCSEAGASLVTGVLACMAKINTDLGFGPIFRCAVTRHTRDAEQWIAALGWFVGIAPFRLDTTGARTFGELAQRAQEQWRHSKTGSTLPYLRIGEVLAQEPGHAQAPPPRFVVSFMDTRSAPGSAINDAGGASALRSRDYSLDDVYLWMLRTPSGLHVAARFPGFDTARRSLTLYLGALRSMLTEIGDATVTRG
- a CDS encoding VC0807 family protein, coding for MSVPLADTESPPAPPVALLVDVALQLGVYFALRYLVGVGQLIALLAGTTVVATRILVRTFRRRATDPLEIFTLTLLACSIVAAAISGSPRVILLVETSIGGLMFVAIVAGLVLRRRAVATLIMRLTVRGDTERAQAWNRRVRVAPDTVRAVSAIDPLWLVAVAVSTGASVTAALALPIDYAVVACQVIPLLVAVPIAPITLLLLRPVRAALATTATDDRPLAPSPKNVERTNRS
- a CDS encoding SufE family protein yields the protein MSAADGRAATPAALQEIIDDFAAVGEPDRLELLLEFSRELPELPEHLTAAAMEPVPECQSPLFLDVDASDPAAVRLYFSAPPEAPTTRGFASILAQGLDGQSAAAIAAVPDDFHHALGLDSVVSPLRLRGMSAMLTRIKRRLAA
- a CDS encoding acetyl/propionyl/methylcrotonyl-CoA carboxylase subunit alpha, with product MAAHAEKKIEKVLIANRGEIAVRVIRAARDAGLTSVAVYAEPDANAKFVRLADEAFALGGQTSAESYLVFDKILDAAKKSGADAVHPGYGFLSENADFAQAVLDAGLTWIGPSPSSIRDLGDKVTARHIAERANAPMAPGTKDPVKDADEVVAFAKEYGVPVAIKAAFGGGGRGMKVAYTIDEIPELFESATREAVAAFGRGECFVERYLDKARHVEAQVIADQHGNVVVAGTRDCSLQRRFQKLVEEAPAPFLTDEQRARIHQSAKDICREAGYYGAGTVEFLVAADGLVSFLEVNTRLQVEHPVTEETAGIDLVRQQFRIAEGKELTITEDPTPRGHSFEFRINGEDAGRGFLPAPGPISVYREPTGPGVRVDSGVDQGDVIGGQFDSMLAKLIVTGATREEALERSRRALAEFEVEGLATVIPFHRHIVSNPAFIGDGEKFDVYTKWIETDWENPIEPYTGGQALEEDDSLPRQNVVVVVDGRRVEVSLPGELSLGGGGGNTGGAGVIRRKPKPRTRDRNAGVAATGDSVTAPMQGTVVKVSVEEGQEVKAGDLVVVLEAMKMENPVAAHKDGIVTGLSVEPGTAVTQGTVLLELKSSE
- a CDS encoding sulfurtransferase — translated: MAIETDPSPELQDYAHPERLVTADWLSGHLGVPGLKVIESDEDVLLYDIGHIPTAQKVDWHLHLNDAVTRDYIDGEAFAELMRSKGINRDDTVVIYGDKSNWWAAYALWVFTLFGHPDVRLLDGGRDLWISDGRDVSLDRPDYPRSDYPVVERDDARIRAFADEVRADLGRRALVDVRSPQEYTGERTHMPDYPEEGALRGGHIPTAVSIPWAKAARADGRFLPHAELSAVYGDLDPAAPVTAYCRIGERSSHTWFVLTHLLGFTDVKNYDGSWTEWGNTVRAPITRGAEPGSVPGS